Proteins encoded together in one Olsenella timonensis window:
- a CDS encoding KH domain-containing protein, which translates to MGTTDGSRAETVEQELPSDRVADLVEYIVCGLVDDESSVSLDVTDRDEGALIEVSCSEEDAGRVIGRKGRTIKAIRTLARALGQRVGTAVEVEVVG; encoded by the coding sequence ATGGGGACCACTGATGGATCCCGCGCCGAGACCGTCGAGCAGGAGCTTCCGTCCGACCGCGTCGCCGACCTCGTCGAGTACATCGTCTGCGGCCTCGTGGACGACGAGAGCTCCGTCTCGCTCGACGTCACGGACCGTGACGAGGGCGCTCTCATCGAGGTGAGCTGCTCCGAGGAGGACGCGGGCAGGGTCATCGGCCGCAAGGGCCGGACCATCAAGGCGATCCGCACGCTGGCTCGCGCGCTCGGCCAGCGCGTGGGCACCGCCGTCGAGGTCGAGGTCGTTGGCTAG
- the rpsP gene encoding 30S ribosomal protein S16 produces MAVKIRLARHGAKKRPYYRVVVADGRMPRDGRYIEEVGRYNPLTNPKVIDINLEKVDEWVAKGAQPTNAAAHLIEIARNGQPVVEKKAKISKKAAAKAAAAAEAAAEAESDAE; encoded by the coding sequence TTGGCAGTCAAGATTCGCCTGGCCCGTCACGGTGCCAAGAAGCGCCCGTACTACCGCGTCGTCGTCGCTGACGGCCGCATGCCCAGGGACGGTCGCTACATCGAGGAGGTCGGCCGCTACAACCCGCTGACCAACCCCAAGGTCATCGACATCAACCTCGAGAAGGTCGACGAGTGGGTCGCCAAGGGCGCCCAGCCCACCAACGCCGCCGCTCACCTCATCGAGATCGCCCGCAACGGCCAGCCCGTCGTCGAGAAGAAGGCCAAGATCTCCAAGAAGGCCGCCGCCAAGGCTGCCGCCGCGGCCGAGGCCGCTGCCGAGGCCGAGTCGGACGCCGAGTAG
- a CDS encoding response regulator transcription factor, whose translation MNILVVEDERNLADAIVRIVSEASDTADAVYDGRAGLRAACSGRYDAVVLDVMLPGMDGREVVHEMRRQGVATPVLMLTARTSTADKVEGLDAGADDYMTKPFEADAFEADELLARLRALTRRKGDVMLDEVAFADVTLDLATHDLSCGQQSVHLSGKEFEVMRILMGSSPRVVSKQDLLARVWGDVDASENSVEAYVSFLRKKLAHIGSAVQITTLRMLGYRLEVLEG comes from the coding sequence ATGAACATTCTTGTCGTGGAGGACGAGAGGAACCTCGCCGACGCCATCGTCCGCATCGTCTCTGAGGCGTCCGACACCGCGGACGCCGTCTACGACGGACGCGCCGGACTCAGGGCCGCGTGCTCGGGCCGCTACGACGCCGTCGTGCTCGACGTGATGCTGCCCGGGATGGACGGCCGCGAGGTCGTCCACGAGATGAGGAGGCAGGGGGTCGCGACGCCCGTCCTGATGCTCACGGCGCGCACCTCCACCGCCGACAAGGTAGAGGGGCTCGACGCCGGGGCGGACGACTACATGACCAAGCCGTTCGAGGCCGACGCGTTCGAGGCCGACGAGCTGCTCGCGCGCCTGCGCGCGCTCACCCGCCGCAAGGGCGACGTGATGCTCGACGAGGTCGCCTTCGCCGACGTGACGCTCGACCTCGCCACCCACGACCTCTCGTGCGGGCAGCAGTCGGTGCATCTCTCCGGGAAGGAGTTCGAGGTGATGCGCATCCTCATGGGCTCCAGCCCCCGCGTCGTCTCCAAGCAGGACCTCCTCGCCCGCGTCTGGGGCGACGTGGACGCATCGGAGAACTCGGTCGAGGCGTATGTGTCGTTCCTGCGGAAGAAGCTCGCCCACATCGGCTCGGCGGTGCAGATAACCACGCTCAGGATGCTCGGCTACCGCCTCGAGGTGCTCGAGGGGTAG
- a CDS encoding cell wall metabolism sensor histidine kinase WalK: MLARLRREFIAITMLLVGLVLVGVLGMSFVSNALTLRSITSRILDRALEGDITSAQIGDTTGEQSAAVMLAVVIELRDDGQLIEVSSSPVQLPLDTLDDITAEILSSASDEGECEGYPISWKRTQARWGWRIALVDTYSRDAALRTQALNGLVILATSMVVLFVIAYLLSGWVLRPVAHAWEQQRRFVSDASHELKTPLAVILANTQILERAQLGEDAARWVHSTGEEATHMKELVEDLLTLARADEASDGSADGIAAPQETDLTELVSGCCLEFDAVAYERGCSIEPVLSPSVVARARADDYGRVVRTLLDNATKYADRGSVVRVTLSQAGRRARLTVTNHGEVIAPDKLDHLFDRFYRTDDARERRGEGGFGLGLAIAKSLVESQGGTITAASSERDGTTFTVLL; this comes from the coding sequence GTGCTCGCCCGCCTGCGCAGGGAGTTCATCGCGATCACGATGCTGCTCGTCGGCCTCGTGCTGGTGGGCGTGCTCGGCATGAGCTTCGTCAGCAACGCGCTGACGCTGCGCTCGATCACCTCGCGCATCCTCGACCGCGCGCTCGAGGGCGACATCACGTCCGCCCAGATCGGCGACACCACCGGCGAGCAGAGCGCCGCCGTCATGCTCGCCGTCGTGATCGAGCTCAGGGACGACGGGCAGCTGATCGAGGTCTCGAGCTCCCCCGTGCAGCTCCCCCTCGACACCCTCGACGACATCACGGCGGAGATCCTGTCCTCCGCCTCGGACGAGGGCGAGTGCGAGGGGTACCCCATCTCGTGGAAGCGGACCCAGGCGCGATGGGGGTGGCGGATCGCCCTCGTCGACACCTACTCGCGTGACGCCGCCCTGCGCACCCAGGCCCTCAACGGCCTGGTCATACTGGCGACATCGATGGTCGTGCTCTTCGTCATCGCCTACCTGCTCTCGGGATGGGTGCTGCGCCCGGTCGCGCACGCCTGGGAGCAGCAGCGCCGCTTCGTCTCAGACGCGTCCCATGAGCTCAAGACCCCGCTCGCCGTCATCCTCGCCAACACGCAGATACTCGAGCGCGCGCAGCTGGGCGAGGACGCCGCTCGCTGGGTGCACAGCACCGGCGAGGAGGCGACGCACATGAAGGAGCTCGTCGAGGACCTGCTCACGCTCGCGCGCGCCGACGAGGCGAGCGACGGCTCGGCGGACGGCATCGCGGCCCCGCAGGAGACGGACCTGACCGAGCTCGTCTCCGGGTGCTGCCTCGAGTTCGACGCGGTTGCCTACGAGCGTGGATGCTCGATCGAGCCTGTCCTCTCCCCTTCCGTCGTCGCGCGCGCCCGCGCGGACGACTACGGCCGCGTCGTTCGGACGCTGCTCGACAACGCGACCAAGTACGCCGACCGCGGGAGCGTCGTTCGTGTGACGCTCTCCCAGGCAGGCCGCAGGGCGCGTCTCACGGTCACCAACCACGGCGAGGTCATCGCACCCGACAAGCTGGACCACCTCTTCGACCGCTTCTATCGGACCGACGACGCCCGCGAGCGGCGGGGTGAGGGTGGGTTCGGGCTCGGGCTCGCGATCGCCAAGAGCCTCGTCGAGTCACAGGGGGGCACCATCACGGCGGCCTCGAGCGAGCGCGACGGAACGACGTTCACCGTCCTGCTCTAG
- the dinB gene encoding DNA polymerase IV — MGGDIGSEAHSQDLLAWEGPAVGLLDLDAFFASVEQLDHPEWRGRPLIVGGSAEKRGVVSTASYEARRYGVHSAMPAATARRLCPHAIWTQGHYERYREMSDAVMSILVDETPLVEQVSIDEAFFDVTPGRYSHESPVAICRRIQGRVAALGVTCSIGVGVNKTVAKIASEREKPRGLTVVVPGTERSFLAPLPVGAMSGVGPATQRRLAEMGIRTLGELARADVAALRRELGVAGPRLVLRASGEERSPVCEAAAEELPKSVSNERTFSRDLSTRDELEAAVRHVSGLVARRLRRKGLRGRTITLKLKFDAFRAHTAQRALPHASDDERDISELALRLLAELWHEGVPVRLVGVGASGFDGGEEQLSLLDALNEGPPGGRDRSALGRVTDALRERYGDDAIGYGRDLRFREATTDTAPMNKADF; from the coding sequence ATGGGAGGCGACATCGGCAGCGAGGCGCATTCCCAGGACCTTCTCGCATGGGAGGGCCCTGCCGTGGGACTGCTCGACCTCGACGCCTTCTTCGCATCGGTCGAACAGCTCGACCACCCGGAGTGGCGGGGACGTCCGCTCATCGTGGGAGGGTCCGCCGAGAAGCGCGGCGTCGTCTCGACGGCATCCTACGAGGCGCGGCGCTACGGCGTTCACTCCGCCATGCCCGCCGCCACCGCGCGCCGCCTCTGCCCGCATGCCATATGGACCCAGGGGCACTACGAGCGATATCGCGAGATGAGCGACGCCGTCATGTCGATCCTCGTCGACGAGACCCCGCTCGTCGAGCAGGTCTCCATCGACGAGGCCTTCTTCGACGTGACGCCTGGTCGGTACTCCCACGAGAGCCCGGTCGCGATATGCCGACGCATCCAGGGGCGCGTCGCCGCGCTCGGCGTGACGTGCTCGATCGGCGTCGGCGTCAACAAGACCGTCGCGAAGATCGCCTCCGAGCGGGAGAAGCCGCGCGGTCTCACCGTTGTCGTCCCCGGGACCGAGCGGTCGTTTCTCGCTCCGCTTCCCGTGGGAGCCATGAGCGGGGTGGGCCCGGCGACGCAGCGCCGCCTCGCCGAGATGGGCATACGCACGCTCGGCGAGCTCGCCCGGGCGGACGTGGCCGCCCTGCGGCGCGAACTCGGCGTGGCGGGCCCCCGCTTGGTGCTGCGCGCCTCCGGCGAGGAGCGCAGCCCGGTCTGCGAGGCGGCGGCGGAGGAGCTTCCCAAGTCCGTCTCCAACGAGCGCACGTTCTCTCGCGACCTCTCGACGCGGGACGAGCTCGAGGCGGCGGTGCGCCACGTCAGCGGCCTGGTGGCGCGCAGGCTCCGGAGAAAGGGCCTCAGGGGCAGGACCATAACCCTCAAGCTCAAGTTCGACGCCTTTCGGGCGCATACCGCCCAGCGCGCGCTCCCGCATGCGAGCGACGACGAGCGCGACATCTCGGAGCTGGCGCTGCGGCTGCTGGCCGAGCTCTGGCACGAGGGAGTCCCGGTCCGGCTGGTCGGCGTGGGGGCGTCGGGGTTCGACGGGGGAGAGGAGCAGCTCTCGCTCCTCGACGCCCTGAACGAGGGGCCGCCCGGGGGTCGGGACCGCTCCGCGCTCGGGCGCGTCACGGACGCTCTCAGGGAGCGCTACGGCGACGATGCGATAGGCTATGGGCGCGACCTGCGCTTCAGGGAAGCCACGACCGACACCGCGCCGATGAACAAGGCCGACTTCTGA
- the rsfS gene encoding ribosome silencing factor has protein sequence MTVTPLELARVAALAADSKKADDVVLLDLSPLTDVCDYFLVCSGDNPRQVDAIVDEVREKVSANCGVSPLSCEGREGLSWVLVDYGSVVVHVFRRETREFYRLENLWGDAARVPLELS, from the coding sequence ATGACCGTCACCCCGCTCGAGCTCGCCCGCGTGGCCGCGCTCGCCGCCGACTCGAAGAAGGCGGACGACGTCGTCCTTCTCGACCTCTCGCCCCTGACCGACGTCTGCGACTACTTCCTCGTCTGCTCGGGGGACAACCCCCGCCAGGTCGACGCCATCGTCGACGAGGTTCGCGAGAAGGTGAGCGCCAACTGCGGCGTCTCGCCGCTCTCGTGCGAGGGCCGCGAGGGGCTGTCGTGGGTCCTCGTGGACTACGGCTCGGTCGTCGTGCACGTGTTCCGCCGCGAGACGCGTGAGTTCTACCGCCTCGAGAACCTCTGGGGCGACGCCGCGCGCGTCCCCCTGGAGCTCTCCTAG
- the yqeK gene encoding bis(5'-nucleosyl)-tetraphosphatase (symmetrical) YqeK gives MAKKKAKGRGCADALPAASYTPAQRVLLARITSELSEHLAEKPRRLAHSLSVAKTAERLALTYGVDPFLARAAGLLHDWEKASPVSEQLSHARELGIDLGVELELVHSVLHGMIAARTLPSRFPELPPAVWHAISVHTSAAADMAPLDEVLFVADGIEPLRPDSPPIDRLRALVGRAPLDDLFWDSFVGGIVYVLEGGRYLYPGTIDVYNSLAARRAGRGRT, from the coding sequence ATGGCGAAGAAGAAGGCGAAGGGGAGGGGGTGCGCAGACGCCCTGCCCGCGGCGAGCTACACGCCGGCGCAGCGGGTCCTTCTCGCCCGCATCACGTCGGAGCTCTCGGAGCACCTGGCCGAGAAGCCCCGGCGCCTCGCCCACTCGCTCTCCGTCGCCAAGACCGCCGAGCGCCTCGCGCTGACCTACGGCGTGGACCCATTCCTTGCTCGCGCGGCCGGCCTCCTGCACGACTGGGAGAAGGCCTCGCCCGTGTCCGAGCAGCTCTCCCACGCCCGCGAGCTCGGCATCGACCTCGGCGTGGAGCTCGAGCTCGTCCACTCGGTCCTGCACGGCATGATCGCCGCCCGCACGCTGCCCAGCCGCTTCCCCGAGCTCCCGCCGGCGGTGTGGCACGCCATATCGGTGCACACCTCGGCAGCGGCAGACATGGCCCCCCTCGACGAGGTGCTCTTCGTTGCCGACGGGATCGAGCCCCTCAGGCCCGACTCTCCCCCCATCGACCGCCTGCGCGCGCTCGTGGGCAGGGCCCCCCTCGACGACCTCTTCTGGGACTCGTTCGTCGGCGGCATAGTCTACGTGCTCGAGGGTGGGCGCTATCTCTACCCCGGGACCATCGACGTCTACAACTCCCTCGCGGCGCGACGCGCCGGGAGGGGCCGTACCTAA
- the nadD gene encoding nicotinate-nucleotide adenylyltransferase, translating into MTVDAARLREVDLPVLGSDAGRTYRLGVMGGTFDPIHNGHLVTAEQAFDDLSLDLVVFMPAGRPAFKQDQRVTSGEERFAMTLLATADNPHFVASRFEIDRAGVTYTADTLRLLRELYPDNVEFYFITGADAITDIVSWRDAADIARLAHLVAATRPGYDLDRAWDAIAASGLDFDVTYLSVPALAISSSHLRDRVAAGQSLRYLTPDAVTGYLHKHGLYGAPRNRYGHTGEVVA; encoded by the coding sequence ATGACCGTGGACGCCGCGCGCCTGCGCGAGGTGGATCTCCCCGTACTGGGGTCCGACGCGGGGAGGACCTATCGCCTGGGCGTCATGGGCGGCACGTTCGACCCCATCCACAACGGGCACCTCGTGACCGCCGAGCAGGCCTTCGACGACCTCTCGCTCGACCTCGTCGTCTTCATGCCCGCCGGGCGTCCCGCCTTCAAGCAGGACCAGCGCGTCACCTCTGGCGAGGAGCGCTTCGCGATGACGCTGCTCGCCACCGCAGACAACCCCCACTTCGTCGCCTCCCGCTTCGAGATCGACCGCGCGGGCGTGACCTACACGGCTGACACCCTCCGCCTCCTGCGCGAGCTCTATCCCGACAACGTCGAGTTCTACTTCATCACCGGCGCAGACGCCATCACCGATATCGTCTCGTGGCGCGACGCCGCCGACATCGCGCGCCTGGCGCACCTCGTGGCGGCCACGCGCCCCGGCTACGACCTCGACCGTGCATGGGACGCCATAGCCGCCTCGGGGCTCGACTTCGACGTGACCTACCTCTCCGTCCCGGCCCTGGCCATCTCCTCGAGCCACCTCAGGGACCGCGTCGCGGCGGGCCAGAGCCTGCGCTACCTCACGCCCGACGCTGTGACCGGCTACCTTCACAAGCACGGGCTCTACGGCGCCCCCCGCAACCGCTACGGGCACACGGGCGAGGTGGTCGCCTGA
- a CDS encoding glutamate-5-semialdehyde dehydrogenase, with product MSEARDKALLARTSAPVLARASRAVRELALRRAAERIRAASNDIVAANALDLGRARAAGMSEPLQDRLMLDEGRIDQIADSLDQIARQDDPLGRVLGGSTLQNGLRVERISVPLGVVAMIYEARPNVTADAFGLCLRSGNACVLKGGSAARESCLALVEACRAALADAGLPVDALQYVDDDANHTQTAELLGATGLVDVLIPRGGAALIRACVEGAKVPVIETGTGNCHVYVHESADLGRARAIVMNAKTQRVGVCNAAESLLVDDAVADRFLPGMLVELAGAGVLVHGDARTLAVAGSLGEGDRALVSAHLVEATEDDWGREYLAPEISCHVVRDLGEAVAHVNRYGTGHSEAIVADSYAACEAFLADVDAAVVYANASTRFTDGGVFGLGAEIGISTQKLHARGPMGAEALTTLKWVVRGEGQVR from the coding sequence ATGTCCGAGGCCAGGGACAAGGCGCTTCTCGCCCGAACCTCCGCGCCGGTGCTCGCGCGAGCCTCCCGGGCCGTGCGCGAGCTCGCGCTGCGCCGCGCCGCCGAGCGCATCCGTGCCGCATCGAACGACATCGTCGCCGCCAACGCGCTCGACCTCGGGCGCGCGAGGGCCGCAGGCATGAGCGAGCCGCTCCAGGACCGCCTCATGCTCGACGAGGGCCGCATCGACCAGATCGCCGACTCGCTCGACCAGATCGCGCGCCAGGACGACCCGCTCGGCCGCGTGCTCGGCGGTTCGACCCTGCAGAACGGGCTGCGCGTCGAGCGCATAAGCGTGCCGCTCGGCGTCGTGGCGATGATCTACGAGGCGCGTCCCAACGTCACGGCCGACGCCTTCGGCCTCTGCCTCCGCTCGGGGAACGCCTGCGTCCTCAAGGGCGGGTCGGCGGCCCGCGAGTCCTGCCTTGCCCTCGTCGAGGCGTGCCGCGCGGCCCTCGCCGACGCCGGCCTCCCCGTCGACGCGCTCCAGTACGTCGACGACGACGCCAACCACACCCAGACCGCCGAGCTCCTCGGCGCCACGGGGCTCGTGGACGTCCTCATCCCGCGCGGCGGCGCGGCGCTCATCCGGGCCTGCGTCGAGGGCGCGAAGGTCCCCGTCATCGAGACCGGCACCGGCAACTGTCACGTCTACGTCCACGAGAGCGCCGACCTCGGCCGTGCGCGTGCGATCGTCATGAACGCCAAGACCCAGCGCGTGGGCGTCTGCAACGCCGCGGAGTCTCTGCTGGTCGACGACGCCGTCGCGGACCGCTTCCTTCCCGGCATGCTGGTCGAGCTCGCCGGGGCGGGCGTCCTCGTGCACGGAGACGCGCGCACGCTCGCCGTCGCCGGCTCCCTTGGCGAGGGGGACCGAGCGCTCGTGTCCGCGCACCTCGTGGAGGCAACCGAGGACGACTGGGGCAGGGAGTACCTCGCACCGGAGATCAGCTGCCACGTGGTCCGGGACCTGGGTGAGGCGGTCGCACACGTGAACCGCTACGGGACCGGGCACTCCGAGGCCATCGTCGCCGACTCCTACGCTGCGTGCGAGGCGTTTCTCGCGGACGTCGACGCCGCGGTCGTATACGCCAACGCCTCGACGCGCTTCACCGACGGCGGCGTCTTCGGCCTCGGCGCCGAGATCGGCATCTCCACCCAGAAGCTTCACGCGCGCGGGCCGATGGGGGCCGAGGCCCTCACCACGCTCAAGTGGGTCGTGCGAGGGGAGGGGCAGGTGCGATGA
- the proB gene encoding glutamate 5-kinase, translating into MARPRLVVVKVGSSTLVDAAGALDRDYIRSLCDQVARLVSLGTRVVIVSSGAAAAGRETLGFSDRPEDLATLQACASAGQARLTQAYADVLAERGIPCGQVLLTRRDVMDRDGFLNARTTLSRLIELGAVPVVNENDTVSTAEFAFGDNDMLGALVSAMVGADLYLICSDVDGLYTANPQEDPTATLIEHVDEVGPELTALAGGAGTSFGTGGMSSKLRAARAMLAVGVPMIICRGRRPDALLDAVAGERVGTRFEAPAGAPHEGGRKLWIGLAEVPRGSISLDAGATRAVLERGASILPVGVSASSGSFSAGDVVNVRSDTGDVVGRGVVRYSSEDMARVRGIKLDVIARFLGDERAQPAVHRDDLLVF; encoded by the coding sequence ATGGCGCGGCCGAGGCTCGTGGTCGTCAAGGTCGGCTCCTCGACGCTCGTCGACGCTGCCGGCGCGCTCGACCGCGACTACATTCGCTCCCTCTGCGACCAGGTCGCCAGGCTTGTTTCGCTCGGCACCCGCGTCGTCATTGTCTCCTCCGGCGCTGCCGCCGCCGGTCGCGAGACGCTTGGCTTCTCCGATCGCCCCGAGGACCTGGCGACGCTGCAGGCCTGCGCCTCGGCCGGGCAGGCCCGCCTCACCCAGGCGTACGCCGACGTCCTCGCCGAGCGCGGCATCCCCTGCGGCCAGGTCCTCCTCACCCGCCGGGACGTCATGGACCGCGATGGCTTCCTCAACGCGCGCACGACGCTCTCGCGCCTGATCGAGCTGGGCGCCGTTCCCGTCGTGAACGAGAACGACACCGTCTCCACCGCCGAGTTCGCCTTCGGCGACAACGACATGCTCGGGGCGCTGGTCTCGGCGATGGTGGGCGCCGACCTCTATCTCATCTGCTCCGACGTCGACGGCCTCTACACCGCGAACCCCCAGGAGGACCCCACGGCAACCCTCATCGAGCACGTCGACGAGGTCGGGCCCGAGCTCACGGCTCTCGCGGGGGGCGCCGGCACGTCGTTTGGCACCGGCGGCATGTCGTCGAAGCTCAGGGCCGCCCGGGCCATGCTCGCCGTCGGCGTCCCCATGATCATCTGTCGAGGGAGGAGGCCCGACGCGCTGCTCGACGCCGTGGCGGGGGAGCGCGTCGGCACGCGCTTCGAGGCCCCGGCCGGCGCGCCGCACGAGGGCGGGCGCAAGCTCTGGATCGGCCTCGCCGAGGTTCCGCGCGGGTCCATCTCGCTCGATGCCGGGGCCACGAGGGCCGTGCTGGAGCGCGGGGCGTCCATCCTGCCCGTCGGGGTGAGCGCCTCGAGCGGCTCGTTCTCCGCCGGCGACGTCGTCAACGTCCGCTCCGACACCGGCGACGTCGTCGGCCGCGGCGTGGTGCGCTACTCCTCGGAGGACATGGCGCGGGTGCGCGGCATCAAGCTCGACGTCATCGCGCGCTTCCTCGGCGACGAGCGCGCCCAGCCGGCGGTGCACCGCGACGACCTTCTCGTCTTCTAG
- the obgE gene encoding GTPase ObgE, with the protein MGFRAKEGLVENTFTDLSHINVRGGDGGAGCMSFRREAYVPKGGPDGGDGGRGGDVVVEADPQLSSLIDYRYKHHFRAERGTHGQGARRHGRDGEDLVLRVPVGTVVRELDPATQTPLYDIADLTSPGERVVVAPGGAGGRGNIHFVTSVRRAPAFAEKGEPAREHWIELEMKLMADAALVGMPSVGKSSIIARISAARPKIADYPFTTLVPNLGVARAASGQSFVAADVPGLIEGASAGRGLGHQFLRHIERTALILHVVDVTGGYEGRDAVEDYHTINDELTAYAAELAERPQIVVANKCDLPGTEEASRRLREAAEADGRDFFMVSAATGQGLDALVSRCAAEVASLRAAAAPERTLVDLSERWERDRQRRERRISVAREERHAWRVSGPQIERMVIQTDWDNDEAVAYLQHRFERCGLDDALAKAGAVSGDEVRILELAFTFEGTDDASDFDELDEDETLVSEAVEE; encoded by the coding sequence ATGGGATTTCGAGCGAAGGAGGGCCTCGTGGAGAACACCTTCACCGACCTGTCTCACATCAACGTCAGGGGCGGCGACGGAGGGGCCGGCTGCATGTCGTTCAGACGGGAGGCCTACGTCCCCAAGGGCGGGCCTGACGGAGGCGACGGCGGCCGTGGCGGAGACGTCGTCGTCGAGGCCGACCCCCAGCTGTCGTCGCTGATCGACTATCGCTACAAGCATCACTTCCGTGCCGAGCGGGGCACGCACGGCCAGGGCGCGCGCCGGCACGGCCGCGACGGCGAGGACCTCGTCCTGCGCGTGCCGGTCGGGACCGTGGTCCGCGAGCTCGACCCCGCCACGCAGACGCCCCTCTATGACATCGCCGACCTCACGAGCCCCGGCGAGCGCGTCGTCGTGGCCCCGGGCGGCGCGGGCGGCCGCGGCAACATCCACTTCGTGACCTCGGTGCGGCGCGCCCCCGCCTTCGCCGAGAAGGGCGAGCCGGCCCGCGAGCACTGGATCGAGCTCGAGATGAAGCTCATGGCCGACGCCGCGCTCGTGGGGATGCCGTCCGTCGGCAAGAGCTCGATCATCGCGCGCATCAGCGCCGCACGGCCCAAGATCGCCGACTACCCGTTCACGACGCTCGTTCCCAACCTCGGCGTCGCTCGGGCGGCGAGCGGCCAGTCCTTCGTCGCGGCCGACGTCCCGGGCCTCATCGAGGGGGCGAGCGCGGGTCGCGGACTCGGGCACCAGTTCCTGAGGCACATCGAGCGCACCGCGCTCATCCTGCACGTCGTCGACGTCACGGGCGGCTACGAGGGCCGCGACGCCGTCGAGGACTATCACACGATCAACGACGAGCTCACAGCCTACGCCGCCGAGCTCGCCGAGCGCCCGCAGATCGTCGTCGCCAACAAGTGCGACCTGCCCGGGACCGAGGAGGCCTCCCGGCGCCTCCGCGAGGCAGCCGAGGCGGACGGTCGCGACTTCTTCATGGTCTCCGCCGCAACCGGCCAGGGCCTGGACGCGTTGGTGAGCCGCTGCGCCGCCGAGGTGGCTTCCCTGCGTGCCGCGGCGGCGCCCGAGCGGACGCTGGTCGACCTCTCCGAGCGCTGGGAGCGCGACCGCCAGCGCCGTGAGCGCCGCATCAGCGTCGCGCGCGAGGAGCGTCATGCCTGGCGCGTCAGCGGGCCCCAGATCGAGCGCATGGTCATCCAGACCGACTGGGACAACGACGAGGCCGTCGCCTACCTGCAGCACCGCTTCGAGCGCTGCGGTCTCGACGACGCGCTCGCGAAGGCGGGCGCCGTGTCCGGGGACGAGGTCCGCATCCTCGAGCTCGCCTTCACCTTCGAGGGGACCGATGACGCGTCCGACTTCGACGAGCTCGACGAGGACGAGACGCTCGTCTCAGAGGCGGTGGAGGAGTAG
- the rpmA gene encoding 50S ribosomal protein L27 has product MAHKKGLGSSRNGRDSNAQRLGTKRYGGQFVKAGEILVRQRGTHIHPGDNVGIGKDDTLFALTAGTVEFTKGVKHRVHVREA; this is encoded by the coding sequence ATGGCTCACAAGAAAGGTCTCGGCTCGTCCCGCAACGGCCGCGATTCCAACGCCCAGCGTCTGGGCACCAAGCGCTACGGCGGCCAGTTCGTGAAGGCCGGCGAGATTCTCGTCCGTCAGCGCGGCACTCACATCCACCCGGGTGACAACGTCGGCATCGGCAAGGACGACACGCTGTTCGCCCTCACCGCCGGCACCGTCGAGTTCACCAAGGGCGTCAAGCACCGCGTCCACGTCCGCGAGGCGTAG
- the rplU gene encoding 50S ribosomal protein L21: protein MYAIVATGGKQYKVAEGDVIDVEKLDAQPGDKVELPVLLVNDGTKTIVGSAPLEGKKVTAEVVEQFKGEKVLVFKLKKRKRYHRANGHRQNLTKLKVVEIPA from the coding sequence ATGTACGCAATCGTAGCAACTGGTGGCAAGCAGTATAAGGTTGCCGAGGGTGACGTCATCGACGTCGAGAAGCTCGACGCGCAGCCTGGCGACAAGGTCGAGCTGCCCGTCCTTCTCGTGAACGACGGCACCAAGACCATCGTTGGCTCTGCTCCCCTCGAGGGCAAGAAGGTCACCGCCGAGGTCGTCGAGCAGTTCAAGGGCGAGAAGGTCCTCGTCTTCAAGCTCAAGAAGCGCAAGCGCTATCACCGCGCCAACGGCCACCGTCAGAACCTGACGAAGCTCAAGGTCGTCGAGATTCCCGCGTAA